The DNA window TGAATTTCCCATATAAGTCATAACTAGACTGGATGAAATAGGTAAGGCTTTTTGGATTATTTAGTTCGCATGAAAACGTGAATATTTTAATTGGTACTATATAATAGTAAACAGTTTTCTAAGTAAATCTCTAGAAATAGATTAGGCTACGAAAAGGAGTAATCTTCAGATTAGATCTTTCACCAAGAAAGGGAAATGGGTGAGTTTTGGCAGTTAAGATTACTTCTAGGAGTTTAATGACAGATTGGCAGAGACTTATCTACGTAATTCACTATTAAGCACCAAGGAGGAGAAACATATTTGCCTTACAGTCAGACATCTGGCAGACATCTGCTATCTTTAATGGCAACTAACAACGGATAGATTGCTTGCACCATAAATAAGGACAGATTACTCTAGTCTAAGGCATTTTAGCGCACCACATTCAGCGGAATGGATGCGTTTTTGCTGCTGACGATACGTCCCAGCATCTCGTCAAGTGGCGCACCCAGTTCCTGCCAAATGCACTTGCCGATCAGCGAGATTTCCTCCAGTGGCGGTCGGAAAGCCACCAGCAGATTAAGGCATATTCCATCAGTGTTCTCCTGCTCCGAAGCTGAGTGCTCCACGCTAAGTAAGCCATGTGGTCGATGCTGTGGCAGTTCCGCGCCAAAAATCTCAATCATGAACTTCCGCAGCGTAGAGTGCAGGCTGCGATTAGGATGCAGTTCCACCGTGGGAAAGTGATGGGCGTTCTTTTCACTGACCAGGATGTTCAGAGAGTTGTGTGCTCGCTTTCTGGCTACAGCCAGAACCCGCAGATAGTTTCGTTTGTGTGCGAAACGTGTGGGCAGTATGGTCCCATGCCAGGGTGAAGGGCTAATTGCAATCTTTTGCCCCTGATGATACGCCCTACCAATCTCTATGATACTGAGTATGTCGTTGGCTCGGAGTGGTACTTCCTTTGCATTACGCACCCATCT is part of the Drosophila sechellia strain sech25 chromosome 3R, ASM438219v1, whole genome shotgun sequence genome and encodes:
- the LOC6606814 gene encoding 8-oxo-dGDP phosphatase NUDT18; this encodes MASIVEKVRRILDSKDLGDITTELCDFSLKEQNATAEAQGVQPSSASDFVPILGQTVTYIVACVLINEHDELLMIEEAKQSCAGKWYLPAGRMERGESITEAAAREVFEETGLNAELTTLLAVEAAGGSWFRFVLTGRITGGRLKTPADADAESIQARWVRNAKEVPLRANDILSIIEIGRAYHQGQKIAISPSPWHGTILPTRFAHKRNYLRVLAVARKRAHNSLNILVSEKNAHHFPTVELHPNRSLHSTLRKFMIEIFGAELPQHRPHGLLSVEHSASEQENTDGICLNLLVAFRPPLEEISLIGKCIWQELGAPLDEMLGRIVSSKNASIPLNVVR